One window from the genome of Faecalibacterium sp. HTF-F encodes:
- a CDS encoding DUF6273 domain-containing protein yields MAWGPFNAGGGGGSSGGTAADISYDNSKSGISAANVQEAIDALSVLTLTIQAVPAQSGSLTYTGSTQSPTWKGYDSSMMTIGGVTSGINAGTYTATFTPIGKYVWTDGTQEAKSVSWTIGRAEVKNVPAQTGSVTYNGSAQSPAWSNYNSSQLTIGGTSSATNAGSYSATFTPTSNYKWSDGTTTAKSASWTIGKATGSITLSASSLSLTYPKTSGTITVTRPGSGTVTASSGSTNIATVSVSGTTITVTAKATGSATITVNVGADTNYTAPSSKTFTVAVTLVSKTLSSNSWAVIKAVSDAGQGANYWSVGATKSVTINGKVGATTISSLKVDAFIIGFNHNSGKEGSNRIHFLLGKISGKFVGLVDSSYGSTTSTSGAFTMNTSNTNSGGWGSSQMRSKVLGSASSPTSPTTNTLLAALPADLRAVMKSCTKYTDNKGGGNTASNVSSTTDYLFLLSEYEVFATHQYCNDAEPNYQAQYDYFKAGNSKVANKHSATGTAAVWWLRSPYYTSFYTDPSFCAVSSSGSLAYYNADYAYGVVPGFVV; encoded by the coding sequence ATGGCATGGGGTCCTTTTAATGCTGGTGGTGGCGGCGGTTCGTCCGGCGGCACTGCGGCAGATATTTCCTATGACAACAGCAAGTCCGGAATTTCGGCGGCGAATGTGCAGGAAGCCATTGATGCGCTTTCTGTGCTGACCCTGACGATTCAGGCCGTGCCCGCCCAGAGCGGGAGCTTGACCTATACCGGCTCCACCCAGAGTCCCACATGGAAAGGCTATGACAGCAGCATGATGACGATCGGGGGCGTGACCTCCGGCATCAATGCTGGCACCTATACGGCCACGTTTACGCCCATCGGCAAGTATGTCTGGACGGACGGCACGCAGGAAGCCAAGAGTGTGTCGTGGACGATTGGCCGAGCCGAGGTCAAGAATGTGCCGGCACAGACCGGCAGCGTGACCTATAACGGCTCGGCGCAGTCCCCTGCATGGAGCAACTATAACAGTTCTCAGCTGACGATCGGCGGCACGAGCAGCGCAACCAACGCTGGCAGCTACAGCGCCACCTTTACCCCGACTTCCAATTATAAGTGGTCGGATGGGACGACTACGGCCAAGAGCGCTTCGTGGACGATCGGCAAGGCGACCGGCAGTATTACGCTGTCCGCAAGCAGTCTGAGCCTGACCTACCCGAAAACCTCTGGCACCATCACTGTTACGCGGCCGGGCAGCGGTACGGTGACCGCATCCTCTGGCAGTACGAACATTGCAACGGTAAGTGTTTCCGGCACCACCATCACGGTGACCGCAAAGGCGACCGGCAGTGCCACTATTACGGTCAATGTGGGTGCAGATACCAACTATACTGCACCGTCCAGCAAGACGTTCACGGTGGCCGTTACGCTGGTGTCCAAAACGCTCAGCAGCAACAGTTGGGCAGTCATCAAGGCCGTCAGCGATGCTGGTCAGGGTGCAAACTACTGGTCTGTTGGTGCCACGAAGTCCGTGACAATCAATGGCAAGGTGGGTGCGACTACGATCTCCAGCTTGAAAGTTGATGCCTTTATCATCGGTTTCAACCACAATTCCGGCAAGGAGGGCAGCAACCGCATCCACTTCCTTTTGGGCAAGATCAGCGGCAAGTTTGTTGGTCTGGTGGATAGTAGCTACGGCAGCACGACTTCCACGTCTGGCGCATTCACGATGAACACCAGCAACACGAACTCTGGCGGCTGGGGGAGCAGTCAGATGCGGAGCAAGGTACTGGGTAGCGCAAGTTCTCCCACCAGCCCGACCACCAACACGTTGCTGGCTGCACTCCCCGCCGACCTGCGGGCGGTGATGAAGTCCTGCACGAAGTATACGGATAATAAGGGTGGCGGCAATACCGCCAGCAACGTGTCCTCTACCACGGATTATCTGTTCCTGCTGTCCGAGTATGAGGTCTTTGCAACGCACCAGTATTGCAATGATGCGGAGCCGAACTATCAGGCACAGTACGATTACTTCAAAGCGGGTAACAGCAAAGTTGCCAATAAACATTCCGCCACCGGAACGGCGGCGGTCTGGTGGCTGCGGTCGCCGTACTACACCAGCTTCTACACCGACCCCTCCTTCTGCGCGGTTTCGTCGTCGGGGTCGTTGGCCTATTACAACGCTGACTATGCGTATGGTGTTGTGCCCGGCTTTGTTGTCTAA
- a CDS encoding phage tail protein I, translating into MSNHGLTADNMMQQFPIALQKDPKTVALGQAIAKVMESRQDEIDSLRIYTRIDELPEWLLDILARDFAVDWYDRSYTLEEKRKTIKDSFYVHRHRGTKAAVERAISAIYPNPKVLEWFEYGGNPYHFKLRITVDFAAINEAKHQQVLQKIICYKNLRSHLDSVIYYTETEPKACYVAAIPCATTMSYTVLMPGVIEPRAVSAHACAAGAVSTTRMKTTIALPGTIHAKAVSAQALASGRPAQTYETVTIKLGGKSL; encoded by the coding sequence ATGAGTAACCACGGCCTGACTGCTGACAACATGATGCAGCAGTTTCCGATTGCGCTCCAAAAAGACCCTAAGACGGTGGCTCTGGGACAGGCCATAGCCAAGGTGATGGAATCCCGGCAGGATGAAATCGACTCCCTGCGGATTTATACCCGCATCGACGAACTGCCCGAATGGCTGCTTGACATTCTGGCTCGTGACTTCGCCGTGGACTGGTACGATAGATCCTACACCCTTGAGGAAAAAAGAAAAACCATCAAGGACAGCTTCTATGTTCACCGGCACCGTGGCACAAAAGCGGCTGTTGAAAGAGCCATTTCTGCGATTTATCCCAATCCCAAAGTTTTGGAGTGGTTTGAGTACGGCGGCAATCCGTACCACTTCAAACTCCGTATCACGGTTGATTTCGCTGCAATCAATGAGGCCAAACATCAGCAGGTTTTGCAAAAAATCATCTGCTACAAAAATCTTCGGTCGCATTTGGACAGCGTCATTTACTACACGGAAACGGAGCCGAAAGCGTGCTATGTTGCAGCGATTCCCTGCGCCACAACGATGTCCTACACGGTTCTTATGCCGGGTGTTATCGAGCCGCGGGCAGTCAGCGCACACGCCTGCGCCGCTGGTGCGGTCAGCACAACTCGGATGAAAACGACCATTGCGCTGCCCGGAACTATCCACGCCAAGGCTGTGTCTGCACAGGCGCTTGCATCTGGCAGACCTGCGCAGACCTATGAAACCGTCACCATCAAGTTAGGAGGGAAATCGTTATGA
- a CDS encoding baseplate J/gp47 family protein produces the protein MRKTYEFVSTDMDELDRLLVAGYEQFFGKTVMPGSPERLFISWVEDAIMYERAQNNWTGCQNLPSSAEGEYLDGLAELFYLQERPKPTAATCTMRFYISEPRQTAVLIPAGTRVTDDNAALYWETSADEYVPIGATYTDVQVTCQTVGTAGNDYAVGDIHTAVDIYDYYSGCSNITVSANGSDAPDDEEFYELMRDSQSAWSDAGPIGAYKYFAKRVSTEIADVVANSPSPGTVCLYAVMNDGSVAGEETKRAMVAACSPDEIRPLTDYVISGDPEEVPYDIDLTYYLTRDGSISASEAQSGVNEAVQRYIRWQSGKMGRDINPDRLRYLLLSAGIKRVDLKQPAFTPLEDGAPSLDRNDKVPQVAKLGTVTIKSGGYEDE, from the coding sequence GTGCGTAAAACCTACGAGTTCGTGTCTACGGACATGGATGAGCTGGACAGGCTGCTTGTCGCAGGATATGAGCAGTTCTTTGGCAAAACTGTGATGCCCGGTAGCCCGGAACGGCTTTTCATTTCGTGGGTCGAAGATGCCATCATGTACGAGCGTGCCCAGAATAACTGGACAGGCTGCCAAAACTTGCCCAGCAGCGCAGAGGGCGAGTATCTGGATGGCCTGGCCGAGCTGTTCTATTTGCAGGAGCGCCCCAAGCCTACGGCGGCGACCTGCACCATGCGCTTTTACATCAGCGAGCCCCGCCAGACGGCGGTGCTGATTCCGGCCGGCACCCGTGTCACAGACGACAATGCAGCCCTGTACTGGGAAACCTCCGCAGACGAGTACGTTCCCATCGGCGCAACATACACGGATGTTCAGGTGACCTGCCAGACCGTGGGCACGGCTGGCAATGATTATGCTGTGGGGGACATCCACACCGCTGTTGACATCTACGACTACTACTCCGGCTGCTCCAATATCACGGTCAGCGCAAACGGTTCTGATGCCCCGGACGACGAGGAATTTTATGAGCTGATGCGTGACAGTCAGAGTGCATGGTCTGATGCTGGCCCAATCGGTGCCTACAAATACTTTGCAAAGAGGGTTTCCACGGAAATCGCAGATGTCGTTGCAAATTCGCCCAGCCCTGGCACGGTTTGCCTGTATGCCGTCATGAACGATGGCAGCGTGGCTGGCGAAGAAACCAAGCGTGCCATGGTTGCGGCCTGCTCACCGGATGAAATCCGGCCGCTGACGGACTATGTGATCTCCGGCGACCCGGAAGAAGTGCCCTATGATATCGACCTGACCTATTACCTGACCCGTGACGGAAGCATTTCCGCAAGTGAAGCTCAGTCCGGCGTGAATGAGGCTGTGCAGCGGTACATCCGCTGGCAGTCCGGCAAGATGGGCAGGGACATCAACCCTGACAGGCTGCGGTATCTGCTTCTTTCGGCCGGCATCAAACGTGTAGACCTCAAACAGCCCGCCTTTACTCCGCTGGAAGACGGTGCGCCATCCCTTGACCGCAACGACAAGGTTCCGCAAGTGGCAAAGTTGGGCACGGTGACGATAAAGAGCGGAGGGTATGAGGATGAGTAA
- a CDS encoding GPW/gp25 family protein, translated as MSNYLVSANDLTTISLGEQDTVTSVLQNIAVILSTPKGTVPCYREFGIDIANILDRPENVAQPMLCAAIKEAIERFEPRATYMGTTFKEAPDTPGRMLPVVEVSISA; from the coding sequence GTGAGCAACTACTTGGTATCGGCAAACGACCTGACCACCATTTCCCTTGGGGAGCAGGATACCGTGACCAGCGTTCTGCAGAACATCGCCGTCATCCTGTCTACACCGAAAGGCACAGTGCCTTGCTACCGGGAATTTGGCATTGATATTGCGAACATTCTCGACCGGCCGGAAAATGTGGCGCAGCCTATGCTCTGCGCTGCCATCAAGGAGGCCATCGAGCGGTTTGAACCTCGTGCCACCTACATGGGGACTACTTTCAAGGAAGCCCCGGACACTCCCGGGCGGATGCTGCCCGTCGTGGAGGTGAGCATCAGTGCGTAA
- a CDS encoding phage tail protein, which translates to MIVGCLGDISFAVFDSHVETIKNMVQNVSARYTTHQRAGGPALTEFTGTDAQTITFDIELAAYLGVNPTKERERLQECVLNGTTLPFVLGNVVYGSYRWVIKSVKFKTLHTDAFGTPTWITASVSLLEYQRE; encoded by the coding sequence GTGATTGTCGGTTGCCTCGGAGACATCAGTTTTGCCGTGTTCGATAGCCATGTCGAGACCATCAAGAACATGGTGCAAAATGTATCTGCCAGATATACTACCCACCAGCGCGCCGGAGGCCCGGCCCTGACCGAGTTTACAGGCACCGATGCTCAAACAATTACGTTTGACATTGAACTGGCCGCATACCTCGGCGTGAATCCAACCAAAGAGCGGGAACGACTGCAAGAATGCGTCCTCAATGGGACAACGCTGCCGTTCGTTCTCGGCAATGTGGTCTATGGCAGCTATCGGTGGGTTATCAAATCTGTAAAATTCAAGACCCTGCACACAGACGCTTTCGGTACACCGACATGGATTACCGCAAGCGTTTCTTTGTTGGAATATCAGAGAGAATGA
- a CDS encoding phage late control D family protein, with translation MSDENTARHAECTVEFDGVDITSSIKPYLLSLTFTDNEEDASDDLQIKLQDREGVWMTDWLQKMLDGDVSAASSDGYKVGDVVQFLGGPHYKASTDKKANGTPKAGPAKITIIKQGALHPYHVIHTDGTSRVYGWVDASEISGKSGGSSSGSSEGGLKIRATITACNWNSDGKDEALDCGEFELDSINASGPPDIITIKATGLPYTSQIRQTKQSKGWEKYKLSGIANEMAKKNGMKSQFLAKKDPEYKRVEQYRCSDIDFLSQLCHDAGLSLKCTDGKLVIFDQKEYEGKDSAWTVTKDDKSYIKWSHTLGQAGTQYASCRVSYVGPNGKPIEGIAYVKDYDAKSKTNQQLEVYAPVTSKTEAKELAAKKLRLHNKFERQVGFTYHGDPGKVAGLTFETKSFGPWDGKYIVKQAKHTVTGSGGYTTQVSGRHVLGGY, from the coding sequence ATGAGCGACGAAAATACCGCCCGCCATGCCGAGTGTACTGTGGAGTTTGACGGCGTGGACATCACCAGCAGCATCAAGCCCTACCTGCTGTCGCTGACATTTACCGATAATGAGGAAGATGCCAGTGACGACCTGCAGATCAAACTACAAGACCGGGAGGGCGTTTGGATGACCGACTGGCTCCAGAAGATGCTGGACGGCGATGTGTCGGCCGCATCTTCTGATGGCTACAAGGTTGGTGACGTGGTGCAGTTCCTTGGCGGTCCACACTACAAGGCATCTACCGACAAAAAGGCAAACGGAACACCAAAGGCTGGCCCGGCCAAGATCACCATCATCAAGCAGGGCGCGCTGCACCCGTACCATGTTATTCACACGGACGGAACGTCCCGGGTCTATGGCTGGGTCGATGCCAGCGAGATCTCCGGTAAATCTGGCGGCAGTTCTTCCGGCAGCAGTGAAGGTGGCCTGAAAATCCGGGCTACCATCACGGCCTGTAACTGGAACTCTGACGGAAAGGATGAGGCGCTGGACTGCGGGGAGTTTGAGCTGGATAGCATAAACGCATCCGGCCCGCCCGACATTATCACCATAAAGGCCACGGGGCTGCCCTATACCAGCCAGATCCGGCAGACCAAGCAGAGCAAGGGCTGGGAAAAGTACAAGTTATCCGGCATCGCCAATGAAATGGCGAAGAAGAACGGTATGAAGTCCCAGTTCCTTGCGAAAAAGGATCCTGAGTATAAGCGTGTGGAGCAGTACCGCTGCTCTGACATCGACTTCCTGTCGCAGTTGTGCCATGATGCCGGCTTGTCGCTGAAATGCACAGACGGCAAACTCGTTATCTTCGACCAGAAAGAATACGAGGGAAAAGATTCTGCATGGACTGTCACCAAAGACGACAAAAGCTATATCAAGTGGAGCCACACGCTCGGCCAGGCCGGAACGCAGTATGCGTCCTGCCGGGTGTCCTATGTTGGGCCGAACGGCAAGCCCATTGAGGGTATCGCCTACGTCAAGGACTACGATGCCAAGAGCAAAACCAACCAGCAGCTGGAAGTTTATGCCCCGGTCACGAGCAAGACCGAGGCCAAAGAACTGGCTGCCAAAAAGCTCCGGTTGCACAACAAGTTTGAGCGTCAGGTTGGCTTTACCTACCACGGCGACCCGGGCAAGGTTGCAGGCCTGACGTTTGAAACCAAGAGCTTCGGGCCGTGGGATGGAAAGTACATCGTGAAGCAGGCCAAGCATACCGTGACCGGCTCTGGCGGGTACACCACGCAGGTTTCCGGCCGTCATGTTTTAGGAGGGTACTGA
- a CDS encoding tail protein X produces MSKTYTTVQGDRWDSVAYKQLGSCAYAPNLMAANPQHLGYFVFPAGIVLTLPDTETQTSSTLPPWKKVVT; encoded by the coding sequence ATGAGTAAAACCTATACGACTGTGCAAGGCGACCGCTGGGACAGCGTGGCCTATAAGCAGCTCGGCAGTTGCGCCTATGCTCCCAACCTGATGGCTGCTAATCCGCAGCACTTGGGCTATTTTGTGTTCCCGGCCGGAATCGTTCTGACGCTCCCGGATACCGAGACACAAACCAGCTCTACCTTGCCCCCGTGGAAGAAGGTGGTCACATGA
- a CDS encoding phage tail tape measure protein codes for MARKEWELLFNLSAKQNSSFSSTFKAAQSALVETQGKIQQLNKVQSDISAYQKQQQAVDATRQRLSVLQQQYDNIQKEIQETEGYSSALENKLLSKQAQIDKTTASLNTYEQRLAATGNALHEAGVDTTQLTAESVRLETEVDKLKDKQVDLKKTMDEAGEGAKGFGEKSVEALETVEATLAAVGISKALGEIRDAYMDCINTAGDFEASMSNVEALSGATGEELTALSDKAKEMGATTKFTAGESADALSYMALAGWDTQSMLEGISPVLNLAAAANMDLAQASDIVTDYLTAFGLKASDTTHFVDVMAYAMAHSNTDVIQLGEAYKACASTATSLGYSVEETTAVLATMANAGVKGGEAGTALNAIFTRLATNTKECGDTLAEYGVQIYDAHGNMQSLSSILTGMAGIWDTLTDQEQANLAKVIAGTNQYSKLQTIMAGCSEAAAEGGQSFADYTAALNDCAGSADKMAGTMLDNMNGRLTLMQSAADGLKIAIGEDLTPVMSDLYDVGAEVLGWMQGFVEENPGVVKGIAAGTVTLGGLVGTLTAVSAGIKLAHAAATLFTGSLAGLAGPLTLASVAIAGTVTLVTALATSADATVPSVKELTSAARDMGDSMEEASESYDSTLSNMAATASVADQYISKLEAIEAATNGNTDGNAEYHDTLARLSVLVPSLADDIDLETNSIKGGTAALRQHTDAYVADAKAQARQEYLNTLYDQYNNVLVESAENETKLATAQAKVEKSNAGMSAAYDKLLTTLGLTDEQFKLTYGTVEDLPWRTMSEDVQQLRTEYMGYSDDLVTARREVENYTAAVEQDQEAINAAEAEYQEASAAVDALNASQQSAADSADDVAAQQQNVANAISDAELRIQDIIAAYKDAYDEAYGSISGQYALWDSAEKVVSTSATSINNALQSQITYWDNYNQNLEKLNERAADIDGLSEVIASFADGSKESVNAIAGMASASDADLAKMVENYAALKEAQDTTSESIADLKTGMSNSMDEIAKTVADTVSEMDMSDEATKSAKETIQGFIDGASSMMPRVQEAYAKIASAASTALAGSNERYNVNHGIPGYAVGTEDAAPGFALVGEHGPELVYFNGGESVLTASETRREMESASVTPMSAELPESNGSSSARSTVPISLSPVYHISGISDTAELQNVLNAQNDSLRELVLEIVKDAEDDDFRGRYA; via the coding sequence GTGGCTCGTAAAGAGTGGGAGCTGCTGTTCAACCTGTCCGCTAAACAGAACAGCAGCTTTTCCAGTACATTCAAGGCTGCGCAGTCTGCCCTTGTGGAAACGCAGGGGAAGATTCAGCAGCTGAACAAAGTACAATCCGACATTTCGGCGTACCAGAAGCAGCAACAGGCCGTTGACGCAACCCGTCAGCGGCTTTCTGTTTTGCAGCAGCAGTACGACAACATCCAGAAAGAAATTCAGGAAACCGAGGGTTATTCCTCTGCGCTGGAAAACAAGCTGCTTTCCAAACAGGCGCAGATCGACAAGACCACGGCCTCCCTGAACACCTATGAGCAGCGTTTGGCTGCCACCGGGAATGCTCTGCACGAAGCTGGCGTGGATACCACGCAACTGACGGCGGAAAGCGTCCGGCTGGAAACTGAGGTCGATAAGCTCAAGGATAAGCAGGTTGACCTCAAGAAAACGATGGACGAGGCCGGCGAGGGCGCAAAGGGATTCGGTGAAAAATCGGTCGAGGCGCTTGAGACGGTCGAAGCCACGCTGGCCGCGGTCGGTATTTCAAAGGCCCTTGGAGAAATCCGGGATGCCTACATGGACTGCATCAACACCGCAGGTGATTTTGAAGCATCCATGAGCAATGTCGAGGCACTCTCCGGCGCTACCGGCGAGGAATTGACGGCCCTGTCCGACAAGGCCAAGGAAATGGGCGCAACCACGAAATTCACCGCTGGTGAATCGGCTGATGCTCTGTCCTACATGGCTTTGGCAGGCTGGGACACCCAGTCTATGCTGGAGGGCATCAGCCCGGTGCTGAATCTGGCTGCTGCCGCCAACATGGATCTGGCGCAGGCATCCGATATTGTTACCGACTATCTGACTGCCTTTGGTCTGAAAGCCTCTGACACCACGCACTTTGTCGATGTGATGGCCTACGCCATGGCTCACTCCAACACGGACGTGATCCAGCTGGGCGAGGCATACAAGGCGTGCGCATCCACCGCCACCTCCCTCGGCTACTCGGTCGAGGAAACCACCGCTGTGCTGGCTACCATGGCCAACGCCGGTGTCAAGGGCGGCGAGGCTGGCACGGCCCTGAACGCCATCTTCACCCGCCTTGCAACCAACACGAAAGAGTGCGGGGACACCCTTGCAGAATACGGTGTGCAGATTTATGATGCGCACGGCAATATGCAGAGCCTGTCCAGCATCCTCACAGGCATGGCCGGTATCTGGGACACCCTGACCGACCAAGAGCAAGCCAACCTTGCAAAGGTCATTGCCGGCACGAACCAGTATTCCAAACTGCAAACCATCATGGCCGGGTGCAGCGAGGCCGCAGCCGAGGGTGGGCAGTCTTTTGCGGACTACACCGCAGCTCTGAACGACTGCGCCGGATCTGCCGATAAAATGGCAGGCACCATGCTCGACAACATGAACGGCAGACTGACGCTGATGCAGTCCGCAGCAGACGGCCTGAAAATCGCCATCGGTGAGGATTTGACCCCGGTGATGTCGGATTTGTACGATGTCGGCGCGGAAGTCCTGGGCTGGATGCAGGGATTTGTAGAGGAAAATCCCGGTGTGGTCAAGGGAATTGCGGCAGGAACCGTCACGCTGGGCGGCCTGGTCGGCACGCTGACTGCGGTTTCAGCTGGCATAAAACTAGCTCATGCGGCGGCAACTCTGTTCACTGGCTCTCTGGCGGGACTTGCTGGCCCGCTGACGCTTGCATCTGTGGCGATTGCAGGAACGGTTACGCTCGTCACGGCACTGGCAACATCTGCCGATGCGACGGTGCCCTCTGTAAAGGAGCTGACCAGCGCCGCTCGTGACATGGGCGACAGCATGGAAGAAGCGAGCGAAAGCTACGATTCCACCCTGTCCAACATGGCAGCGACCGCCAGCGTTGCGGACCAGTACATCAGCAAGTTGGAGGCCATCGAGGCCGCCACAAATGGGAACACGGACGGAAATGCCGAATACCACGACACGCTGGCCCGGCTGTCTGTTCTGGTTCCCAGCCTTGCGGATGATATTGACCTTGAGACCAATTCCATCAAGGGCGGCACCGCTGCGCTGCGCCAGCATACGGATGCCTATGTAGCAGATGCCAAGGCTCAGGCCCGGCAGGAATACCTGAACACCCTCTATGACCAGTACAACAATGTGCTGGTTGAGAGCGCTGAGAACGAAACCAAGCTGGCGACTGCGCAGGCAAAGGTTGAAAAATCCAATGCCGGCATGTCTGCTGCCTACGATAAGCTGCTGACCACCCTCGGCCTGACGGATGAGCAGTTCAAGCTCACCTACGGCACGGTAGAAGATCTGCCGTGGCGCACCATGAGCGAGGATGTGCAGCAACTGCGCACTGAGTACATGGGGTACTCGGATGACCTTGTCACTGCCCGGCGGGAGGTCGAGAACTACACCGCCGCCGTAGAGCAGGATCAGGAGGCTATCAATGCCGCCGAGGCCGAGTATCAGGAGGCCAGCGCCGCAGTCGATGCCTTGAATGCTTCGCAACAGTCCGCCGCCGACAGCGCAGACGATGTTGCAGCGCAGCAGCAGAACGTGGCGAATGCCATCTCTGATGCAGAGCTTCGAATTCAGGACATCATTGCAGCCTACAAGGATGCCTATGATGAAGCCTACGGCAGCATCAGCGGCCAGTATGCGTTGTGGGATTCTGCGGAAAAGGTCGTTTCGACCTCCGCTACATCCATCAACAATGCACTGCAAAGCCAGATCACCTACTGGGACAACTACAACCAGAACCTCGAAAAGCTGAACGAACGGGCGGCTGACATCGACGGTCTGAGTGAAGTTATCGCCAGTTTTGCGGATGGCAGCAAGGAATCCGTCAATGCGATTGCCGGTATGGCCTCGGCCTCGGATGCTGATCTCGCCAAAATGGTTGAGAACTATGCTGCACTGAAAGAAGCGCAGGATACCACCAGCGAATCTATCGCCGACCTCAAGACCGGCATGAGCAATTCTATGGACGAAATCGCCAAGACCGTAGCCGATACCGTATCGGAAATGGACATGAGCGACGAGGCCACGAAAAGCGCCAAGGAGACGATTCAGGGCTTCATCGATGGCGCATCCAGCATGATGCCCCGTGTGCAGGAAGCCTATGCCAAAATCGCCTCGGCGGCCTCTACTGCGCTGGCAGGCTCCAACGAGCGCTACAATGTCAACCACGGAATCCCCGGATATGCTGTTGGTACGGAAGATGCGGCTCCCGGCTTTGCCCTCGTTGGTGAGCATGGCCCGGAGCTGGTCTACTTCAACGGCGGGGAATCTGTTCTGACGGCCTCGGAAACCAGACGGGAGATGGAGAGCGCAAGCGTTACCCCCATGAGCGCTGAGCTGCCAGAGAGCAACGGCTCCTCCTCAGCACGCAGCACGGTTCCTATATCGCTCTCGCCGGTTTACCATATCTCAGGTATATCTGATACTGCCGAGCTGCAAAACGTCCTGAATGCCCAGAATGACAGCCTGAGAGAACTTGTCCTCGAAATCGTGAAAGATGCAGAGGACGATGATTTCAGAGGGAGGTATGCATGA
- a CDS encoding phage tail assembly protein, giving the protein MNAVIDPKEFDAAQAAAAKAAAAADPYTYTHKLQKPLDYEGKHYESLTFDWGKLTGNDSLAIEAELTALNQPVIIPSMSAGYLIRMACRACTEPIGVDVIGAMSIRDYNTIRTKARNFLLRSDL; this is encoded by the coding sequence ATGAACGCCGTCATTGACCCGAAAGAATTTGATGCAGCTCAGGCTGCCGCCGCAAAGGCTGCTGCCGCTGCTGACCCGTACACCTACACCCACAAGCTCCAGAAGCCCCTTGACTATGAGGGCAAGCACTACGAATCCCTCACGTTCGACTGGGGCAAGCTGACCGGCAATGACTCCCTCGCCATTGAGGCCGAGCTTACGGCTCTGAATCAGCCTGTGATCATCCCCTCGATGAGTGCGGGCTACCTCATCCGCATGGCCTGCCGGGCGTGTACCGAGCCTATCGGTGTTGATGTCATCGGTGCTATGAGCATCCGGGACTACAACACCATCCGCACCAAAGCGAGAAATTTTTTGCTGAGGTCGGACTTGTAA
- a CDS encoding phage major tail tube protein: MAIDQSVINFAVYEDSVEYLGMSKATLPDVTFLTQSISGAGVGGNVEAVILGHLEAMTLGLEFRTTTPQSVRLSELRRHSIDLRVANQYEDPVSGVVEARKEKHIFVVVPKSTKGGTIAPATPTSGSGEYAVRYWATYINGKKVRELDPLNFICYINGVDYLAGVRAALGK; this comes from the coding sequence ATGGCAATCGATCAGAGCGTTATCAACTTCGCGGTCTATGAGGACAGCGTGGAATATCTGGGTATGTCGAAAGCTACCCTGCCGGATGTTACCTTTCTGACGCAGAGCATTTCGGGTGCTGGTGTCGGCGGTAACGTCGAAGCGGTCATTCTGGGCCATTTGGAGGCTATGACCCTCGGTCTGGAATTCCGCACCACCACGCCGCAGTCCGTCCGGCTGTCGGAGCTGCGCCGCCACAGCATTGACCTGCGTGTGGCAAACCAGTATGAGGATCCTGTTTCGGGCGTGGTTGAGGCACGGAAGGAAAAGCACATTTTCGTGGTCGTGCCCAAATCGACCAAGGGCGGCACCATTGCCCCCGCAACGCCCACTTCTGGCTCTGGCGAGTACGCCGTCCGTTACTGGGCAACGTACATCAACGGCAAGAAGGTGCGTGAGCTGGACCCTCTCAACTTCATCTGCTACATCAACGGTGTGGATTATCTGGCCGGTGTCCGTGCGGCCCTGGGCAAGTAA